From the Danio aesculapii chromosome 9, fDanAes4.1, whole genome shotgun sequence genome, one window contains:
- the p2ry8 gene encoding P2Y purinoceptor 8, whose product MNESEVIKLDNATFAMFDNRLASDIVSGIYVIVALFSLTGNSISLFLLLMRTSPKTPTIIFMINLTLTDLMLGFVLPFQIVYQMQGYNWTLGTGMCNVLTVTFYTNMYCSILSMTAISVDRYLGIVKPMRFREMRKRKRFAVIACILMWLLVLVILSPLERSDLTYYVKERGIITCFDVLRSKMLPSIAHWTGFLFGMFILLFLVPFIITVYCYVNIIWVLVRRTNSDQKGRAVRLACIVLFVFTFCFAPNNILLLAHTVARLYYGKSLYIYYKLSLSLSCINSCADPFIYYFASKEFRRKLRQMLRLQTLSTAETQMIEGHRESFFSGRTTCNAHEDCDNM is encoded by the coding sequence ATGAATGAATCGGAGGTCATCAAATTGGACAATGCAACCTTTGCCATGTTTGACAACAGACTGGCCAGTGACATTGTGTCAGGCATCTATGTGATCGTGGCATTGTTCAGTCTGACGGGGAACAGCATCTCTCTGTTTCTACTATTGATGCGCACCTCTCCAAAAACCCCAACTATCATCTTCATGATCAACCTGACCCTCACTGACCTGATGCTGGGCTTTGTTCTCCCCTTTCAGATCGTCTACCAAATGCAAGGCTACAACTGGACCTTAGGAACGGGCATGTGCAATGTCCTGACTGTGACCTTCTACACCAACATGTACTGCTCCATTTTATCCATGACCGCTATTAGTGTCGACCGCTACCTGGGGATTGTGAAACCCATGCGCTTCAGGGagatgaggaagaggaagaggtTTGCAGTCATCGCCTGTATATTAATGTGGCTGCTGGTGCTTGTGATTCTGAGCCCACTGGAAAGATCCGACTTGACGTATTATGTTAAAGAGCGTGGAATAATCACATGCTTTGATGTGCTCAGGTCAAAAATGCTCCCGAGCATTGCTCATTGGACGGGTTTTCTATTTGGCATGTTCATCCTCCTCTTCCTCGTCCCGTTCATCATTACGGTGTATTGCTACGTCAACATCATCTGGGTTCTGGTTAGAAGAACCAACAGTGACCAGAAAGGCCGCGCTGTGCGTCTGGCGTGCATCGTACTGTTTGTGTTCACGTTTTGTTTCGCTCCCAATAACATCTTACTGCTGGCTCACACAGTCGCAAGACTGTACTATGGTAAATCGCTCTACATCTACTATAAGCTCTCGCTCTCTCTGAGCTGCATCAATAGCTGCGCAGATCCGTTCATTTATTATTTCGCATCTAAAGAGTTTCGTCGGAAGCTACGCCAAATGCTGCGTTTACAGACTCTCAGCACAGCGGAAACCCAAATGATCGAGGGCCATAGAGAAAGCTTTTTCTCTGGACGCACAACATGCAATGCACATGAAGACTGTGACAATATGTAA